In one window of Arachis ipaensis cultivar K30076 chromosome B06, Araip1.1, whole genome shotgun sequence DNA:
- the LOC107604887 gene encoding LOW QUALITY PROTEIN: probable serine/threonine-protein kinase WNK7 (The sequence of the model RefSeq protein was modified relative to this genomic sequence to represent the inferred CDS: inserted 2 bases in 1 codon) translates to MSLTGTESSEDGAGHPEPPDPDVLEVDPTCRYIRYKEVIGKGAFKTVYKAFDEVNGIEVAWSQVQIDDVLQSPGDLERLYSEVHLLRSLEHDNIVRFYNSWIDEKHKTVNMITELFTSGSLKQYRKKHKKVDIKAIKGWAKQILTGLSYLHSHNPPIIHRDLKCDNIFINGHQGEVKIGDLGLATFLERTNAKSVIGTPEFMAPELYDENYNELADIYSFGMCMLELVTSEYPYSECRNSAQIYKKVSSGIKPVALSKVKDPEVKSFIEKCLVPASERLSARELLMHSILDLNGSTRIHPFPLPDIVLPKFGAFEGRCLMSEGPTSARHGNISMDLGGMSELPVITVFDNSTDDASSSHSPSVEIRMPKGGDIFFLKGQENDDNSVSLVLRIADQSGRARNIHFIFYLDTDTAVSVSSEMVEQLELAEQNVLFIAELIDLLLLKLVPDWKPCVSIDHLVSPNGKYHVTQRRALESAKYQEIPKLSSQIVPQELGALTSAGRSAAEENHDNMDFDEVVSQESIGMQRATKTDDLCSEVSYASATSELNDNKLSVASFMSSAESGLADLNITIPNGGSQSSFVTEIGGSPDYRIKFSELGSDDTTSFSTHPSSLLEREDEFRTELEMIEQKYHEVIXDFSRRRYQAIMEIRRRMSEKMLSSSSSSSS, encoded by the exons ATGAGTTTAACGGGTACAGAAAGCTCAGAAGATGGTGCAGGGCATCCGGAACCTCCCGATCCTGATGTTCTTGAAGTTGACCCTACCTGTCGCTATATTAGG TATAAAGAAGTCATCGGCAAAGGAGCTTTCAAAACTGT TTACAAGGCTTTTGACGAAGTCAATGGAATTGAAGTTGCATGGAGCCAGGTTCAAATTGATGATGTGCTACAGTCACCAGGTGACTTAGAGAGGTTGTACTCAGAAGTGCATCTCCTGAGATCACTGGAACACGATAACATAGTAAGATTCTACAATTCATGGATTGATGAGAAGCACAAAACTGTTAACATGATTACCGAGTTGTTTACATCGGGCAGCCTCAAACA GTATCGGAAAAAACACAAGAAGGTTGACATAAAGGCTATTAAGGGATGGGCAAAACAGATATTAACAGGCTTAAGCTACCTCCACAGTCACAACCCACCAATCATACATAGGGACCTGAAGTGTGATAATATATTTATCAATGGTCATCAGGGAGAAGTTAAAATTGGAGATTTGGGGCTGGCAACTTTCTTGGAGCGAACCAATGCCAAGAGTGTTATTG GAACCCCGGAGTTTATGGCACCAGAGTTGTATGATGAAAATTACAATGAATTAGCGGATATATATTCATTTGGTATGTGCATGCTTGAGTTGGTGACTTCTGAATATCCTTATAGTGAATGCAGAAACTCAGCTCAGATATACAAGAAGGTTTCATCT GGTATAAAACCTGTTGCACTTTCTAAAGTCAAAGATCCAGAGGTAAAATCCTTCATTGAAAAATGTCTTGTCCCAGCATCTGAAAGATTGTCTGCAAGGGAGCTTCTGATGCATTCCATTCTTGACTTGAATGGTTCGACAAGGATTCATCCTTTTCCATTACCAGATATTGTTCTTCCCAAATTTGGAGCCTTTGAAGGCCGATGCTTGATGTCAGAAGGTCCTACTAGTGCACGTCATGGAAATATTTCTATGGATCTTGGTGGCATGAGTGAACTACCTGTGATCACCGTATTTGATAACTCTACAGATGACGCATCATCATCTCATTCTCCATCTGTTGAGATAAGAATGCCAAAGGGAGGTGACATATTCTTTCTCAAAGGCCAGGAAAATGATGACAATTCTGTATCATTAGTTCTCCGGATAGCTGATCAGAGTG GAAGGGCAAGAAATATCCATTTTATATTCTACCTTGACACTGATACTGCTGTCTCCGTTTCAAGTGAAATGGTTGAGCAACTTGAGCTTGCTGAACAGAATGTCCTCTTCATAGCTGAGTTAATAGATTTGTTACTGCTGAAGTTGGTTCCTGACTGGAAACCTTGTGTTTCAATTGACCATTTGGTTTCTCCAAATGGTAAATATCATGTGACCCAACGTAGAGCCTTGGAGTCGGCCAAATACCAAGAAATCCCAAAACTTTCCAGCCAAATTGTGCCTCAAGAGTTAGGTGCCTTAACCTCAGCTGGAAGATCAGCTGCAGAAGAGAACCATGATAATATGGATTTTGATGAGGTTGTATCTCAAGAGAGCATTGGTATGCAAAGAGCAACTAAGACAGATGATTTGTGTTCTGAGGTGTCGTATGCTTCAGCAACATCAGAACTCAACGATAATAAGCTTTCTGTGGCTTCATTTATGTCTTCTGCTGAATCAGGACTAGCAGACTTAAACATAACTATACCGAATGGAGGGAGTCAATCCTCATTTGTAACTGAAATTGGGGGATCTCCTGATTACAGGATCAAGTTTTCAGAATTGGGAAGTGATGATACGACGAGCTTCTCTACTCATCCTTCCTCCCTGCTTGAACGCGAGGATGAATTCAGAACAGAGCTAGAAATGATTGAACAGAAGTATCACGAGGTAAT AGATTTTTCCAGAAGAAGATACCAGGCCATCATGGAGATTAGAAGAAGAATGTCAGAAAAGAtgctatcatcatcatcatcatcctcatcatag